One Mugil cephalus isolate CIBA_MC_2020 chromosome 12, CIBA_Mcephalus_1.1, whole genome shotgun sequence DNA segment encodes these proteins:
- the lrrfip1a gene encoding leucine-rich repeat flightless-interacting protein 1 isoform X2: MGTQGTGRKRSTKKDKSTAEDDALNLIAREAEARLAAKRAARAEAREIRMKELERQQKEIFQVQKKYYGLNTKVDDKSDSKWGDIEQWMEDSERYSRSSRIQTLSDDDERMSVGSRGSVRSDLDAAGAYSGASSLHKKSKKKKKHKHKDKDRNDCDDDYSVISSRSSRLSDDSRVSRGSRLDLQPASYASSDLYGLNGLSSSRNPGSAFNGYQSSLYEDSVYSGSRRVTGSSCHPLEYTSYRSSGSRVSSRAGSARASPVDNCGSVASFLRSAAGSSGLPRDLDDVTIPDFSDVEDRDYLEKGSRAASSLTAGTLTSLGGSSSRRGSGDTSVIVDAENSIREIKEIHELKDQIQDVETKYTQNLKEAKDALAEVEEKYRKAMVSNAQLDNEKNNLMYQVDTLKDSLMELEELLSESRREYAEKVKEHEREKHAHSVLQFQFSEMKETLKQSEELLNEIRQLRLKQEGFVREISDLQETVEWKDKKIGALERQKEYTDAIRNERDELREEVVTLKDILKKHGIVLGPDLSINGEVGEAEAEGSPSSDSQSAPDSQSLPAEGNSMLGKTEETELRSSREQKEEKEEEVDPEQQQEKLQEEAKENHLSSDTICNVADVSTLETSGKEEPSEEQQTCSPVEEDSVEDKGLSRDLNVVVNDCPTTEAKDIMVCSSEPPQVQSATCPEENGPEREISEVKLEEAGNQELETETKSSSDDIRETSHSVTSVPAASNTEPQQEPENTEEAENDEAEETPSKSKVQGTPASGKKKKRKKKGKKKPQENKNQQKDGPEEENCKKEDVIEPAAINSEPTIQPDVPSPVEETVTQSKVEAVKNEEDEHKTEEVSPQEDFKEPEKDEKDAVSNELQEQVLETQTLDEEKEVEKVTSTENDMGEHEEIKEMAAPAEVVEATEDVSYVETPNESMTETLATEKVEDPDPETLSPPDNLISTNKESDLVIECTVSGDNSNREPVSTDGDGSHTVSETTHQVEEESMDDMKCAASNLGDDKDDGVNESESTSQENASVPVPPLTDSTDASESPPDSENSLIKVPDEEPDEATEAVVADDVEAEVEAAPECIPTIDVTPSEGDDNPEPEQDGAEGEELNEGVREPEGAVEPEGVREPEAAVEPEAAVEPEGAVEAEGAVEPEGAVETDGPSHDGKHESDGESLTKDLEAIDAEEAVVRDEQLDDAEGKTVEDGDQTEVSNAEVPLKTEEAVEVGSSTEQDAALVEDAEHKNSPDEESESSSCPLAEEPHESGQDKCDDAVEDEDEDDDEGQSFDFDDMDVEAAVASDLPKNSKQEEIEEAVEVLPDESKSGSSGSNENAQDEAAESSNEKETEPQENSATHEKEATSQKVENVSEEQRNASKEDTGEQTRVTGQEEVLNVAENLKRASLVVEEGLEAIKHDVQGEGSDLPKSEVQDSSKEAAQSGKDGKKSSKKSKGKTKEECKMS; the protein is encoded by the exons GCCTCGTCCTTACATAAGAAGtctaagaaaaagaagaagcataagcacaaagacaaagac AGAAACGACTGCGATGACGATTACAGCGTCATATCCAGCAGG AGCTCCAGACTGAGTGATGACAGCCGAGTGTCTCGTGGCTCCAGATTAGACCTGCAGCCG GCCTCTTATGCTTCTTCTGACTTGTACGGCCTCAATGGCCTGTCCTCTTCCAGAAACCCAGGCTCAGCTTTCAATGGTTACCAG AGCTCCTTATATGAAGACAGTGTCTACAGTGGGTCACGGCGAGTCACTGGCTCCAGCTGCCAC ccttTAGAATACACTAGTTATCGCAGCTCCGGCTCCAGAGTCTCCAGCAGAGCCGGTTCAGCCCGGGCCAGCCCAGTG GATAACTGCGGCTCCGTGGCCAGTTTTTTGCGGAGTGCAGCCGGTAGCAGTGGTCTCCCCAGGGACCTGGACGATGTTACTATTCCTGACTTTTCTGAT GTGGAGGACAGAGATTATCTTGAGAAG GGATCTCGAGCAGCTTCGTCCCTCACAGCAGGGACGCTCACCTCCTTAGGAGGGTCGTCCTCCCGACGAGGCAGCGGAGACACGTCTGTAATCGTGGATGCTGAGAACTCCATACGAGAAATCAAG GAGATTCATGAACTGAAGGATCAAATTCAAGACGTGGAAACCAAGTACACGCAGAACCTAAAAGAAGCCAAG GATGCTTTagcggaggtggaggagaagtaTCGTAAGGCCATGGTTTCCAACGCCCAGCTGGACAATGAGAAGAACAACCTGATGTACCAGGTGGACACACTCAAAGACTCGCtcatggagctggaggagctgctgtctGAGTCACGGCGGGAATACGCCGAGAAAGTCAAG GAACACGAGCGAGAGAAACATGCCCACAGTGTTCTCCAGTTCCAGTTCAGTGAAATGAAAGAGACGCTAAAACAGAGTGAAGAGCTGCTGAAT GAGATCCGTCAGCTGCGTTTAAAGCAGGAGGGCTTTGTTAGAGAAATATCTGACCTGCAAGAGACAGTGGAGTGGAAGGATAAAAAAATCGGG GCCTTAGAGCGACAGAAAGAATACACAGATGCGATCCGAAATGAACGCGATGAGCTCAGAGAAGAGGTGGTAACGCTGAAAGATATTCTGAAG AAACATGGAATAGTTTTGGGACCTGACCTGAGCATCAATGGGGAGGTCGGCGAGGCGGAGGCTGAAGGTTCCCCCAGCTCAGACTCCCAATCAGCTCCGGATTCACAGAGTTTACCAGCGGAGGGGAACAGCATGCTCG GCAAAACAGAGGAGACTGAGTTGAGAAGTAGCagagagcagaaggaggagaaggaggaggaggtggatccAGAGCAGCAGCAAGAAAAGCTGCAAGAGGAAGCCAAAGAGAATCACTTGAGCTCTGACACGATCTGTAACGTTGCTGATGTGTCCACTCTGGAAACATCTGGCAAAGAAGAGCCCTCAGAAGAACAACAGACATGCTCACCCGTAGAGGAAGACAGTGTCGAGGACAAAGGACTCAGCCGTGATTTAAATGTTGTCGTGAATGACTGTCCAACCACAGAAGCCAAAGATATAATGGTTTGCAGCTCTGAACCTCCACAGGTTCAGTCTGCAACATGTCCTGAGGAAAATGGTCCAGAAAGAGAAATATCTGAGGTAAAGTTAGAAGAGGCCGGTAACCAAGAGTTAGAGACAGAAACCAAAAGTAGTAGCGATGATATTAGAGAGACGAGTCACAGCGTAACATCCGTCCCGGCTGCATCAAACACTGAACCCCAACAAGAGCCTGAGAacacagaggaggcagagaacGATGAGGCAGAGGAAACGCCAAGTAAATCTAAGGTTCAGGGCACACCAGCttcagggaagaaaaagaaaaggaagaagaaaggcaaaaagaaaCCTCAAGAGAACAAGAACCAGCAAAAAGATGGACCAGAggaagaaaactgcaaaaaggAAGACGTAATTGAACCAGCAGCAATAAATAGTGAACCCACAATACAACCTGACGTTCCCAGTCCTGTCGAGGAAACAGTAACCCAGTCAAAGGTGGAAGCtgttaaaaatgaagaagatgaGCACAAAACTGAGGAAGTTTCTCCACAGGAAGATTTCAAAGAAccagaaaaagatgaaaaagatgCTGTTTCAAACGAGCTGCAGGAACAAGTTCTAGAAACCCAGACAttagatgaagaaaaagaagtggaaaAAGTGACATCCACAGAAAACGATATGGGTGaacatgaggaaataaaagagatgGCAGCACCAGCAGAGGTGGTGGAAGCCACTGAAGATGTCTCCTACGTTGAGACTCCAAATGAATCCATGACAGAAACTTTAGCAACAGAGAAAGTAGAAGATCCTGATCCAGAGACCCTGAGTCCACCTGACAACCTGATCTCCACCAATAAAGAGAGTGACCTGGTTATAGAGTGTACTGTGAGTGGAGATAACTCTAACAGAGAACCTGTCTCTACTGATGGGGATGGCAGCCATACCGTGTCTGAAACCACCCATCAAGTAGAGGAGGAGTCTATGGATGACATGAAATGTGCAGCCAGTAACCTCGGAGACGATAAAGACGATGGCGTAAACGAATCTGAATCCACGAGTCAGGAAAACGCATCTGTCCCAGTGCCACCTTTGACCGACTCCACCGACGCTTCCGAGAGCCCACCTGACTCGGAGAACTCTTTGATCAAGGTTCCTGATGAAGAACCCGATGAGGCGACTGAGGCGGTGGTCGCAGATGATGTGGAGGCAGAAGTAGAGGCTGCACCAGAATGCATCCCAACTATTGATGTGACTCCCAGCGAGGGCGACGATAATCCAGAGCCAGAGCAGGACGGAGCTGAAGGCGAGGAGCTAAATGAAGGTGTGAGGGAACCTGAAGGTGCGGTGGAACCTGAAGGCGTGAGGGAACCTGAAGCTGCGGTGGAACCTGAAGCTGCGGTGGAACCTGAAGGTGCGGTGGAAGCCGAAGGTGCGGTGGAACCTGAAGGTGCGGTGGAGACAGACGGCCCCTCGCATGATGGAAAACACGAGAGCGACGGCGAATCATTAACAAAAGATCTGGAAGCAATTGACGCTGAGGAGGCTGTTGTACGAGATGAACAACTGGACGACGCAGAAGGCAAGACGGTAGAGGACGGGGATCAGACCGAAGTGTCAAATGCTGAGGTACctctgaaaacagaagaagcagtTGAGGTTGGTTCCTCCACTGAGCAGGACGCGGCTCTTGTAGAAGatgcagaacataaaaacagtCCGGATGAGGAGAGCGAGTCGTCCTCTTGTCCTCTGGCTGAGGAGCCTCATGAATCCGGTCAAGACAAATGCGACGATGCCGTAGAGGACGAAGATGAAGACGATGATGAAGGGCAGTCTTTTGATTTTGATGACATGGATGTAGAAGCGGCTGTCGCGTCTGACCTACCTAAGAATTCAAAGCAGGAAGAAATTGAGGAGGCAGTTGAAGTCCTGCCAGATGAAAGCAAGTCTGGTAGTTCAGGCTCGAATGAAAACGCACAAGACGAGGCAGCTGAAAGCAGCAACGAAAAAGAAACGGAGCCTCAAGAAAACTCTGCCACCCATGAAAAAGAAGCCACATCGCAAAAGGTTGAAAATGTTTCTGAAGAGCAGAGGAACGCATCGAAGGAAGACACGGGCGAGCAGACGCGTGTGACAGGACAGGAAGAGGTTTTGAACGTTGCGGAGAACCTTAAGCGGGCGTCTCTGGTGGTAGAGGAAGGGTTAGAGGCTATCAAACATGACGTACAGGGCGAAGGTTCGGATTTACCAAAAAGTGAGGTCCAAGACAGCAGCAAAGAGGCGGCGCAGTCAGGGAAAGATGGGAAGAAGAGTAGTAAGAAGAGCAAAGGAAAGACCAAAGAGGAATGTAAAATGTCTTAG
- the lrrfip1a gene encoding leucine-rich repeat flightless-interacting protein 1 isoform X5, which yields MGTQGTGRKRSTKKDKSTAEDDALNLIAREAEARLAAKRAARAEAREIRMKELERQQKELSDDDERMSVGSRGSVRSDLDAAGAYSGASSLHKKSKKKKKHKHKDKDRNDCDDDYSVISSRSSRLSDDSRVSRGSRLDLQPASYASSDLYGLNGLSSSRNPGSAFNGYQFYRSLSHISQQLYRRSSLYEDSVYSGSRRVTGSSCHPLEYTSYRSSGSRVSSRAGSARASPVDNCGSVASFLRSAAGSSGLPRDLDDVTIPDFSDVEDRDYLEKGSRAASSLTAGTLTSLGGSSSRRGSGDTSVIVDAENSIREIKEIHELKDQIQDVETKYTQNLKEAKDALAEVEEKYRKAMVSNAQLDNEKNNLMYQVDTLKDSLMELEELLSESRREYAEKVKEHEREKHAHSVLQFQFSEMKETLKQSEELLNEIRQLRLKQEGFVREISDLQETVEWKDKKIGALERQKEYTDAIRNERDELREEVVTLKDILKKHGIVLGPDLSINGEVGEAEAEGSPSSDSQSAPDSQSLPAEGNSMLGKTEETELRSSREQKEEKEEEVDPEQQQEKLQEEAKENHLSSDTICNVADVSTLETSGKEEPSEEQQTCSPVEEDSVEDKGLSRDLNVVVNDCPTTEAKDIMVCSSEPPQVQSATCPEENGPEREISEVKLEEAGNQELETETKSSSDDIRETSHSVTSVPAASNTEPQQEPENTEEAENDEAEETPSKSKVQGTPASGKKKKRKKKGKKKPQENKNQQKDGPEEENCKKEDVIEPAAINSEPTIQPDVPSPVEETVTQSKVEAVKNEEDEHKTEEVSPQEDFKEPEKDEKDAVSNELQEQVLETQTLDEEKEVEKVTSTENDMGEHEEIKEMAAPAEVVEATEDVSYVETPNESMTETLATEKVEDPDPETLSPPDNLISTNKESDLVIECTVSGDNSNREPVSTDGDGSHTVSETTHQVEEESMDDMKCAASNLGDDKDDGVNESESTSQENASVPVPPLTDSTDASESPPDSENSLIKVPDEEPDEATEAVVADDVEAEVEAAPECIPTIDVTPSEGDDNPEPEQDGAEGEELNEGVREPEGAVEPEGVREPEAAVEPEAAVEPEGAVEAEGAVEPEGAVETDGPSHDGKHESDGESLTKDLEAIDAEEAVVRDEQLDDAEGKTVEDGDQTEVSNAEVPLKTEEAVEVGSSTEQDAALVEDAEHKNSPDEESESSSCPLAEEPHESGQDKCDDAVEDEDEDDDEGQSFDFDDMDVEAAVASDLPKNSKQEEIEEAVEVLPDESKSGSSGSNENAQDEAAESSNEKETEPQENSATHEKEATSQKVENVSEEQRNASKEDTGEQTRVTGQEEVLNVAENLKRASLVVEEGLEAIKHDVQGEGSDLPKSEVQDSSKEAAQSGKDGKKSSKKSKGKTKEECKMS from the exons GCCTCGTCCTTACATAAGAAGtctaagaaaaagaagaagcataagcacaaagacaaagac AGAAACGACTGCGATGACGATTACAGCGTCATATCCAGCAGG AGCTCCAGACTGAGTGATGACAGCCGAGTGTCTCGTGGCTCCAGATTAGACCTGCAGCCG GCCTCTTATGCTTCTTCTGACTTGTACGGCCTCAATGGCCTGTCCTCTTCCAGAAACCCAGGCTCAGCTTTCAATGGTTACCAG TTCTACAGGTCACTCAGTCACATCTCCCAGCAGCTCTATCGTAGG AGCTCCTTATATGAAGACAGTGTCTACAGTGGGTCACGGCGAGTCACTGGCTCCAGCTGCCAC ccttTAGAATACACTAGTTATCGCAGCTCCGGCTCCAGAGTCTCCAGCAGAGCCGGTTCAGCCCGGGCCAGCCCAGTG GATAACTGCGGCTCCGTGGCCAGTTTTTTGCGGAGTGCAGCCGGTAGCAGTGGTCTCCCCAGGGACCTGGACGATGTTACTATTCCTGACTTTTCTGAT GTGGAGGACAGAGATTATCTTGAGAAG GGATCTCGAGCAGCTTCGTCCCTCACAGCAGGGACGCTCACCTCCTTAGGAGGGTCGTCCTCCCGACGAGGCAGCGGAGACACGTCTGTAATCGTGGATGCTGAGAACTCCATACGAGAAATCAAG GAGATTCATGAACTGAAGGATCAAATTCAAGACGTGGAAACCAAGTACACGCAGAACCTAAAAGAAGCCAAG GATGCTTTagcggaggtggaggagaagtaTCGTAAGGCCATGGTTTCCAACGCCCAGCTGGACAATGAGAAGAACAACCTGATGTACCAGGTGGACACACTCAAAGACTCGCtcatggagctggaggagctgctgtctGAGTCACGGCGGGAATACGCCGAGAAAGTCAAG GAACACGAGCGAGAGAAACATGCCCACAGTGTTCTCCAGTTCCAGTTCAGTGAAATGAAAGAGACGCTAAAACAGAGTGAAGAGCTGCTGAAT GAGATCCGTCAGCTGCGTTTAAAGCAGGAGGGCTTTGTTAGAGAAATATCTGACCTGCAAGAGACAGTGGAGTGGAAGGATAAAAAAATCGGG GCCTTAGAGCGACAGAAAGAATACACAGATGCGATCCGAAATGAACGCGATGAGCTCAGAGAAGAGGTGGTAACGCTGAAAGATATTCTGAAG AAACATGGAATAGTTTTGGGACCTGACCTGAGCATCAATGGGGAGGTCGGCGAGGCGGAGGCTGAAGGTTCCCCCAGCTCAGACTCCCAATCAGCTCCGGATTCACAGAGTTTACCAGCGGAGGGGAACAGCATGCTCG GCAAAACAGAGGAGACTGAGTTGAGAAGTAGCagagagcagaaggaggagaaggaggaggaggtggatccAGAGCAGCAGCAAGAAAAGCTGCAAGAGGAAGCCAAAGAGAATCACTTGAGCTCTGACACGATCTGTAACGTTGCTGATGTGTCCACTCTGGAAACATCTGGCAAAGAAGAGCCCTCAGAAGAACAACAGACATGCTCACCCGTAGAGGAAGACAGTGTCGAGGACAAAGGACTCAGCCGTGATTTAAATGTTGTCGTGAATGACTGTCCAACCACAGAAGCCAAAGATATAATGGTTTGCAGCTCTGAACCTCCACAGGTTCAGTCTGCAACATGTCCTGAGGAAAATGGTCCAGAAAGAGAAATATCTGAGGTAAAGTTAGAAGAGGCCGGTAACCAAGAGTTAGAGACAGAAACCAAAAGTAGTAGCGATGATATTAGAGAGACGAGTCACAGCGTAACATCCGTCCCGGCTGCATCAAACACTGAACCCCAACAAGAGCCTGAGAacacagaggaggcagagaacGATGAGGCAGAGGAAACGCCAAGTAAATCTAAGGTTCAGGGCACACCAGCttcagggaagaaaaagaaaaggaagaagaaaggcaaaaagaaaCCTCAAGAGAACAAGAACCAGCAAAAAGATGGACCAGAggaagaaaactgcaaaaaggAAGACGTAATTGAACCAGCAGCAATAAATAGTGAACCCACAATACAACCTGACGTTCCCAGTCCTGTCGAGGAAACAGTAACCCAGTCAAAGGTGGAAGCtgttaaaaatgaagaagatgaGCACAAAACTGAGGAAGTTTCTCCACAGGAAGATTTCAAAGAAccagaaaaagatgaaaaagatgCTGTTTCAAACGAGCTGCAGGAACAAGTTCTAGAAACCCAGACAttagatgaagaaaaagaagtggaaaAAGTGACATCCACAGAAAACGATATGGGTGaacatgaggaaataaaagagatgGCAGCACCAGCAGAGGTGGTGGAAGCCACTGAAGATGTCTCCTACGTTGAGACTCCAAATGAATCCATGACAGAAACTTTAGCAACAGAGAAAGTAGAAGATCCTGATCCAGAGACCCTGAGTCCACCTGACAACCTGATCTCCACCAATAAAGAGAGTGACCTGGTTATAGAGTGTACTGTGAGTGGAGATAACTCTAACAGAGAACCTGTCTCTACTGATGGGGATGGCAGCCATACCGTGTCTGAAACCACCCATCAAGTAGAGGAGGAGTCTATGGATGACATGAAATGTGCAGCCAGTAACCTCGGAGACGATAAAGACGATGGCGTAAACGAATCTGAATCCACGAGTCAGGAAAACGCATCTGTCCCAGTGCCACCTTTGACCGACTCCACCGACGCTTCCGAGAGCCCACCTGACTCGGAGAACTCTTTGATCAAGGTTCCTGATGAAGAACCCGATGAGGCGACTGAGGCGGTGGTCGCAGATGATGTGGAGGCAGAAGTAGAGGCTGCACCAGAATGCATCCCAACTATTGATGTGACTCCCAGCGAGGGCGACGATAATCCAGAGCCAGAGCAGGACGGAGCTGAAGGCGAGGAGCTAAATGAAGGTGTGAGGGAACCTGAAGGTGCGGTGGAACCTGAAGGCGTGAGGGAACCTGAAGCTGCGGTGGAACCTGAAGCTGCGGTGGAACCTGAAGGTGCGGTGGAAGCCGAAGGTGCGGTGGAACCTGAAGGTGCGGTGGAGACAGACGGCCCCTCGCATGATGGAAAACACGAGAGCGACGGCGAATCATTAACAAAAGATCTGGAAGCAATTGACGCTGAGGAGGCTGTTGTACGAGATGAACAACTGGACGACGCAGAAGGCAAGACGGTAGAGGACGGGGATCAGACCGAAGTGTCAAATGCTGAGGTACctctgaaaacagaagaagcagtTGAGGTTGGTTCCTCCACTGAGCAGGACGCGGCTCTTGTAGAAGatgcagaacataaaaacagtCCGGATGAGGAGAGCGAGTCGTCCTCTTGTCCTCTGGCTGAGGAGCCTCATGAATCCGGTCAAGACAAATGCGACGATGCCGTAGAGGACGAAGATGAAGACGATGATGAAGGGCAGTCTTTTGATTTTGATGACATGGATGTAGAAGCGGCTGTCGCGTCTGACCTACCTAAGAATTCAAAGCAGGAAGAAATTGAGGAGGCAGTTGAAGTCCTGCCAGATGAAAGCAAGTCTGGTAGTTCAGGCTCGAATGAAAACGCACAAGACGAGGCAGCTGAAAGCAGCAACGAAAAAGAAACGGAGCCTCAAGAAAACTCTGCCACCCATGAAAAAGAAGCCACATCGCAAAAGGTTGAAAATGTTTCTGAAGAGCAGAGGAACGCATCGAAGGAAGACACGGGCGAGCAGACGCGTGTGACAGGACAGGAAGAGGTTTTGAACGTTGCGGAGAACCTTAAGCGGGCGTCTCTGGTGGTAGAGGAAGGGTTAGAGGCTATCAAACATGACGTACAGGGCGAAGGTTCGGATTTACCAAAAAGTGAGGTCCAAGACAGCAGCAAAGAGGCGGCGCAGTCAGGGAAAGATGGGAAGAAGAGTAGTAAGAAGAGCAAAGGAAAGACCAAAGAGGAATGTAAAATGTCTTAG